The DNA segment AGACGTGGATGGCCCGGGGGTCGTTGATGCACGGCAGGATCTGCTTGATGATCCGCGTCGGCAGGCCGGCGTCGAGAAGCCCCCTGATCTGCAGTACCCGGTTCACACAGCCTTCGGGATAGTCCCGGTAGCCGTTCGGCGCGCGACCGGCGACGAGCAGGCCCTGCTCCTCGTAGTAGCGCAGCAGCCGACGGGGGGTTCCGGTCCGCTCGGACAGTTCACCGATCCGCATGTGACCCACCTCGATCGCAGGAGCTTGACATTCACACCAATGTGAGGGTTTGAGGATACAGTCATGTCGACATCCCAGACAGAGCTGCCGAGCGCTTCCGCTCCAGCAGCAGACAATCGGAAGCTGCCCCTTTCACCGCTTCTGGCTCTGGCCACAGCAGCCTTCATGGGGATTCTGACCGAGGCACTCCCGGCGGGCGTGCTGCCCGAGATGGCCCGTGACCTGTCGGTGAGCGAGTCCGCGATGGGCCAGGCGCTGACGGTCTACGCCATCGCCACCGGCGTCGCGGCCATCCCCCTGTCCGTCGCCACCGGCGCCTGGCGGCGCAAGAAGCTGCTGCTGCTGGCCGTGGCCGTGATCGCGGTGGCCAACCTGGTCACCGCCCTCTCCGCCAGCTACCCGCTGACGATGGCGTTCCGGCTCCTCGCCGGTGTCGCCGCGGCCGCGGTCTGGGCGGAACTCGTCGGCTACGCACGGCGTCTGGCGCCCCCGCACCTCCAGGGCAGGGCCATCGCCATCACCATGGCGGGCGTCCCGCTCGCCCTGTCGCTGGGCATCCCGCTCGGCACCTTCCTCGGCGGCCTCTTCGGCTGGCGCCTGACCTTCGGCCTGGTGACGCTGATCTCCGTGGCGCTGCTGGGCTGGATCACGGTGTC comes from the Streptomyces sp. SUK 48 genome and includes:
- a CDS encoding MerR family transcriptional regulator; amino-acid sequence: MRIGELSERTGTPRRLLRYYEEQGLLVAGRAPNGYRDYPEGCVNRVLQIRGLLDAGLPTRIIKQILPCINDPRAIHVSDATPETIATLETERQRMTDRIECLLRSREAISGYLDAVRAESPVAA